From Salvelinus fontinalis isolate EN_2023a chromosome 37, ASM2944872v1, whole genome shotgun sequence, the proteins below share one genomic window:
- the LOC129835983 gene encoding ribosomal protein 63, mitochondrial-like, with the protein MFLTMALLRKGISGKQWIGKYRRPRAITWQMKRNMLVHLEREAENEYWISRPYMTTEQERGHAAERRAQNWLKIKETKFQKFPEHKYVADHLSHLNTTKTWSS; encoded by the coding sequence ATGTTCCTCACCATGGCCCTGCTGAGGAAAGGCATCTCTGGGAAGCAGTGGATCGGGAAGTACCGCAGGCCGCGTGCCATCACCTGGCAGATGAAACGCAACATGCTGGTGCACCTGGAACGCGAGGCAGAGAATGAGTATTGGATCTCCCGACCGTACATGACCACAGAGCAGGAGCGAGGACACGCCGCTGAGCGCCGAGCACAGAACTGGCTCAAAATTAAGGAGACCAAGTTTCAAAAGTTTCCAGAACATAAATATGTTGCGGATCATCTAAGTCACCTCAACACAACCAAGACATGGTCCAGTTAA